AGCATTAATAGATTTGTACTGTAATGGAAAGTACTGACTGACCAAGCTTCTGTGTTGATTGTCTTGTCCATATTGTTACCATGAGTTTCAATCTCTCCTGCAACAAGCTTAAATTGTGTCCTCCACCGACAGTGGCTTGAGAAATTGTTCAAAACGCTCCACTGGCCCTAATCCAAGAAAACAAAACGAACCCCACGTTGTCAGGCAAAGTAGTTCAATACGGCAGACATAATAATCCCCCTTAAATGTATAGAATCGATTACAGATTCTAGCTATTGAAGTGCACAATTTCTGCACCGACTACTTATTTCGAATTTCGATGGTAAGCTGTCTTCTAAAAGTCAGAGAAAAGAATAAACAACATGTTCTGTAGTTTTTTTAAGCTCACCGTGCCACGCAGGCATGGACCGTGGTTTTCTTTCTAATTACATTGTCTTCCCCGGTCATCATcgtattcaattaattaaacttgtCACGTTTAGCCGCCAATGGAAAATTATAGGCacaatattttataagtttccCTTGCATGTTTTAAACAGTGTCTGAAAGCAAGCTGGAGTTATTTGGGCTGAAATTGTTTTAGACAAGTCCATATGGTGCCATTTGTGTACACTAGTAACATTAGCTACATAATTTGCTTCgtgtacttttttattttattttatttttctttgaataaAACAAATCCGCAGAtcataaaatggaaatttgtGCATTCAAGACCATGAGCCCGGTTTTTATGCTACTAGAAGGGGGTTTTTTAATGCCATCTTAGTAACTATGTGAATGAACCAGCTAAAGCTttaatttcaactaaaaatCAACATAATCAGAGAAAATATTAAGAATGGAATATGTTCTATCTGTTCACTAATCCAGATTATGCAATACATATAAAAAGTATTCGGGCATATATACCAGATAGCAGACATTTGTAATCAGGAGAGCAATCAATAGATGAGTAAGAGGAAATCTATGAACAGACGtaggaaagaaaaattaatgcAACTACTGAATAAGTACCATCCATGCATATTCTGCCAGCATATGGTCAAGGACAAGGGTAGAATCCCCTTTGCTCTTAATGACTCTTTATAATCATCTGCTACGTATATTATCACGAAAACATTCTAAATGCACCCAAATGTGCTAGTATTCAAGTTTTTATGGGAAATTGAAAAGGAATTTCATCAGAAATAATGGCAAGGGCATTCCACGTATTCAGCATGCATGTACCAATGAAGACTACAGTTGGCGAAATGTCGCCGTAGGTGAAGCTATGACTGGTGAAATTGTGGTTGAAGATCAGGTCCCGAtaacaatttatgaatttaaaattttatcttttaagtgTTTTTGTAATTATCAAACTCTgatcaaagaaaaaaaccaCCACATTTGTAAATacattcaattatttaattcaatggtaaatatattatatgtattaaattatgttagaaaaaattatataaaaatatatttataaaagatttatttaacaattgaatCATAAGTGGAGCGATATATAAGTGTGATTATTCACTAATTCCGTGTTCAATCTAaacttttgatttattttaagttgtgaatcttagttgttttatttaaaggTTTTATAACAACGTATCAAAAGATAAAAGCACTATTGTAATAATTTATAGgcataaagataaatttatccttaacatttacttattttgtcattttggcattcaacctttaaaatttaatcaatttgcttacttttttaaggaaaatttgacTGAACTGTTAAAATTTAGATGGCATTGATGTTGCCACTAATGTGGCAGTTCAtgtataattcataaaaattcaaaaaaaattaattaaaaaatatttaaaaattaacgaaattcaaaaaagttcgtaaaaacttttagaaaatttatccATGTTAGTAGCATGTAACAACTCAATTTTCAGTGGTATCGAAAACAGTAATTTCAGAACCCCATTTCTGATGTCCgagcccgtaaatattaaatattaatatttacagggttattataaaaaatatattaaagtttggtccagtaattttattgaattaatagttaattaaggtataaggactaaattataaaagtttaccactatagattttaaatagttgaaggaccaaattagtaattagaccattttagTAGTTATTGTGGCATGTACCTATGTCTTGTGGCATGTATTTGTATATGTTAACTTGAAATGATAGttttaatttcaaacttcactaatgttttgttttggtaAGGTTAATGCttaattgtatatgtatattttggTAACATGTTGAAATATGTTGTGGCAAATTGAAATGGCATAAATGGGATATAATTTGGTATGTTTCAAGAAGTTTGAGATAGGTAAACATTTGGCATTTGTCAAATAGTTTGGTTTGAATGTCATGTTATTGGAATGGAATGTTTAATGGTTGAATAGGTGGTATAATTTGATGCGGGAATGATTGAGATTATTGTACATGTTTTGGTGTAGGTAAGGTTAACCAAGTATGCACAAAATGAAAGGATTGTGCGGTAGTCACGAGATAGGTACCAAATGActcaaattttactaaaaatagagtTCGCGTCTCGGCGAGCAATCTTCATCGTTGCAACGTTGACCGACAGTGAGTCACGTCGTGACATCGAGTGGCTTGAGGTCACGGCATGAAAAATTGTTTGACGACATCACGACATCggtcttaaaattttaaaactttacagTTTGGTCCTATTTCATGCTCGGGGAaacaaaagagcttttgtaagcttgaTCAAGGCTCAAATTTAATTGTGTATCATAACGTGAAAGTGTTTATGACATGATTGtatgtttgaatgatttatttacgATGTATTTTGTAGTAGTTGCTCCAGaaacgaatgtgacatcctaTAACTCAGACCCAGTGATCGGGTCGGGCAAAAGGTGTTACACAGTGAAATATATGTGAGCTGCCATGTCAATGTCATTAAGCTTTTAAcagtttaatcaatttttccatCAAAAATCTAgcaattagattatattttaaaagttgagggtcaaaatgatccaaaaaaaaaaaagaataaaggccaaaattacaaaataagtaAAGTTATGggctaaatttatatttattcctAACTTATACTATACTTTTGGAACAAAAgaatgataaattatatttttctaaaatgagATTATTACTTGAGggtgtttttatcttttcatatttttatataaaatgaataaaattaattttaaaccctaaataatTACTAGAGACTTGAATCTAAGACACCataatcctaaaaatattaactttattatttcaatcaaaacctCACTCGTTTTtcacattaatttttataaatattattttatcataacaATTTTTTACATATGACCctatttgataaaatgttaaaaaattcaatcaattaaaaattaataaggcctacttattatttcatttcttttatgactatattatcatttatcaaacattttaattgcattcagtgtttttttttttttggaacaatgaaaatttgaactcaagctaATCTTGAAGAAAGTGAACACCCAATCAATAAGCCACAACTTTAATTCATGctcgtattttattttaagtaatatgtcaaacaaaatttattaattaaattcaacacTAAACTTttcaatacttttttttaatattttaatttattaaatattaaaagaagaGTTATAGGAAAAGTGATCATTTAGAGTTGAATAGAGATTTGTTAAATAGAAATTTGGGGCCACCAGGGAAGCTTTTCGCAGAAGGATATTAGATACCGAGAACTGTCAAACAACAAAGCACTAAACAAGCCATGACTCAAGTTTAGCTTGGGTTTTGAATTGTATCCTTCTcttaatcatttataaaatgaaaaagtatgtTGTTTAAAAacgcattattattattattattattattattattattattattattatgttgatACATGTTATCAAGTATCAACCAAGATAGAGGAGGAGAGGGGACGGTGCTATTTGCTAGTTAAGTGCAACTTACCAAAGCTTTTTGAAGATTCTGTAAATGCAAAAAGGCTGACAAAGAAGCGAAGAAAACTTTGttctttaatatataaatgCCAATCATCAGTGCTGGGCAAAACTAACACTCCTTCGCTGCAAAGAACctttatatcatataatattaacTTTACGAGACACCCCCATACTGTCCTTCAGGGACCACTTCTACTTCAATCTGGGTTCCAAGGAAATGCCCTGTTTTTCATTACTCAAGACAATTAATATGTGGTTGAAGAAACTGCTACTTGTTAGCCATTTAAGGTCGTCATTCCAACTAAATGTGCCTTCATTTCAGCACCGAGAAGAAAGATTCCCACTTTAACGCCATAGagatagtaataataattatcactTTATGCAGGGGtaggggggggggggaatgaGGCATCAAATCAATTCCTTAGTGTCAGCCTGTTACAACTTGTAACATAAAATAACCTGAACAAGTATAAAATGTTATCAGTTTGAATATAATTTGTAGATTCTATGGCGCTTGAAGCAGAGGAAGAGTTCGGTCTCGGTTTTATTATTGTACATGCTGTTTCTTGGGGGAATTCTGCTTTGGCTAAGACACGCCTGATGAAGAGCTATTCCCACCATGATTCATCTCTAATTCAATCTGTGATCTGCCTTCCTTACAAATTTCCTTTACACGCACAAAAAACAAAGCTTCGCATTAATCCCTCAAGTTTTCTGAGTTCTGATAGATTCATCACATCTACATGTTAATGCTAAAATTACCTTGGAAGAGGTTGAGTGGGTGAAGGATCCATAGTGTGCCCCAGCAGGTGATTCAAAACCAATTGAAGCTTCCAAATTAGACATGTTAGCTACAGAAGGTGCAACAACTGGCAGATTTGAGATGGTGCATGGATTCGAAAGATTAAAAGGTGTATTCATCGAGCTTTCTTCGTTTGAAGAAAATGTGCCTGCTCCGATGTTGGGACTGAAGAATCCATGTCCCTCATCATAGCCCAAGCCTGTGGGAGGCATTTGCATTGGCTGTGGTACTCCTGGTAAGCACATTGGGTACAAACTCAATCCATTTCTCATCGATAACATCTGTAAACAGCCATGAAAACAAATCAAGTTGGCTATTCATGATTCTAGCTCAGTTTGTAATTGCACCATAACATCTCACAAACCaaactaataatttaaaagtaaatccaatatttatcatttattctaCACTCATGTTTAAGGGACTTCCACGCCATCAtgtgaaacaaattaaaaatcttatgaacatcaaaaagtaaaaaagtacATAAATAAAGCAAATCCATTTCTCTTCGGATCATGGCCATGGCCatcaccaaaaaataaaaatgtaggCATGAAATTAAAAGCATTGGTGCCTAGCGTCTCCTTTCCTCCCATTCCAGGCTTGGTAACATAAACACCAGGTTTCTCCATTGCATGAGCAAAGTCATAGAAACCTAGAGTAATTGTATAGAGCACAGTGCCTGCTTCCTCTACGTAAATTCTGGGAaatacacattatcaaattcaGACAGTGACAAGACATTGTTAAATGCCAATATTTCAGGATCTTTAAGAAGATCCACATAGATTTTCTTCAGTGTTCCAGGAAGCTTAAGATTATATGTGGTCCTATTGGTTTAGTCTTGCCATAGCTGTAAAGCCAATTAGCAAACTTTTTCTAATGTAAAAATCTAATAGGCGGTTACAATAAATCAAGCATGTCATGTTAGCTCCAAGGACGTTTCCTTCAACCCTGGAGACTTGTTAGAGAAGCTCTTTGCTCTATGGAAAACTGTGCAGGAAGGCCCACCAACCCGCACGATGAGGTTATGGACAGCAAGGCTAAGCAAAGCAGACCATGTCAGGGCAGCCAGAGAACCCAAGAGCAGTCTTAGCATACACAATGAATCAAAAGCAACTCCTAGAGAAAAAATATTGATGCTGTTGTCAAAACTCAGCTTTGTTGAGGAGATTAAGGCAAAGGCTATCACAATCATCCACCATTTACTCATGGGGAAGAGGCAGAGGTTGGCAGCTGAACAGGTGGAATAGCAGATCTGCTCTGTAGTTAGGGTATCTTGGATGATCTTTTCAAAGTCAATGCACGATTGCTTAGTTTGGAGAGAGCTTGACTTCTATTAATGGAAAGTAAACACAGAGAGGAGTCAAGGAGAAAAGGAAAGATGGAAGCCATCGCCATGGGGAGAGGAGAAAAACAGAACTCTCCGGCTTCCTGCTCAGGAGGAAAATGGAACTTGCCTATGGAAGACAAGACAGGATTATGCGTatctaataaaataaagcaaaaggTAAGGTTctttaaataatagaatgtgtttttttctttaatttaaattttaagacgTACATAGATATGCTTGTTCTCTAACGATCTTCTTTTggctttttttcctttctttctttagtATTCCGGAGTTCTCTCTTCTTGAGAGTGGTAGATCTTGTTACTTAACCATCAAAAATTGAATTACAATCTTCATTTTGTAGGGTGATGATTTAATGATATAAGGCTAAGAACATTACAAAGTTCACGACATAAATAGATAATAGTAGAcgttaaaaataaacaatgtaGTAGTAATACTAATATATAGAGAGATATCAACTCCTACCAGTTCTAAAATCTAGAAAGGCATAGAAGCTCTAACACGTGataattaatactaataattGAAAACGACATTGTAAATTGTAATACACCAAAATTGGAAAACAGAAATGGCAGAAACAGAAGAGGGCACTCACCTGTACTTGAAGCTGAAGCTGTTTTAAATACTCGATCGCCTCGTCAAGCATAGAAGCTTTATCCGTCTATCACTCCAAAAACGATCCAAAtcatcaatttgaaaaaaaaaaaaaaaggttttttttctttggttgtCGAAGTTTACAAGTACCTTGTTAGAGTTCGGGATTAGATTCTGTAAAGCTTTCATTTTCTCATTAATCCGACTCCTCCTCCTCTgccaaacaaaaacaatcaaatatctTACagattttcaatttcttttcaaaagtaaaatggTTAAGAAAGTCAAACCTTTTCCGACAAATTATGGACTTCGGCTGCTCTGCTGCGCTTCGATGAACTCCGCGGCCGTTCTTGATTTGATGGCACCTCCGATGCGTCCGGAACCTTCTAGATTAAAATAGTAATCTTAATCTAAAACTTCACAATTggagaaaaaaatctaaatctTTCACAGGAGAAGATCTTTGAAACTTTAagaatattatttcaaattgttTTACCTCGCTGTCATAACTGAAATCGCAGGCAGAAGATAACGCATTGTCAGCGCTATCTTTAACGTTAGCTCCAAAATACGTTTCAGGATCAGAGATATTGACTCGAGGCTCTGATTCGATTCGAACAGCCAATCCGCCGAGCCGGTACCGATCCATAACCGGAATTCCCATCCCCGCGCCGGAGTTAGCAGCCGGCGTTGAAATTCCCGGCACTGGAGACGGAAAAGAGTGAATGTTCTTGCCCTTGAATTGCATGCAcgaagatgatgaagatgacGAAGAAGAGGAATTATGAAGGAGCTGGTTAAGGATAGTGGAGATTTCTTCAGTTTCCGGATTCGAATAAGGAGCACCACCGTACAGATCCGCCATGAAAACGAGTCAGAgaagaaattaaatagaatCTAAACGCAAGAATAAGAAAGAGGAAACGTTTTCTGATCCACTTgctcttccttttcttttttcttcttcttctttttttttttttttgtttgtttattttatctttttctgtGCTGATTTTGTTTGGATCTTTTCgttattgttttttcttttttcccaaaaagaaaaaggaaaataatatatgaaatttctGAAGATGATGATTACTGAATAACAGAGTCTGGAGCTTTAGCTTTTATTCCCAAAGTTGCATAATCAAAATTCGGATTAATCTCCCGCCCTAATTAAAACGGACCgtccaatatttttattattttcttttagggtcctcctttttatatttattctgaATTCACCACAaacatttcacaattttcaattttgtccccCCTTTGCAACTGCTCATATTGgaatttttagttgtttttatcccattttttaaaccaaattCATGGGTTTCTATCTGCAGCAAATAATCTAAGTTGATTCTCTGTGTTTGTCAAGATTTGATCATTTAGATTCCTAAATTCCACGAATCTTAAGACAACAAGAGCAATTGtttcatatttaaattgtgATATTCTATTTACAGGAAAAAGAATCACGTGACATAAGTTGATTACTTTTAGAACTCTGCGAGAACTAATCATTTCCACTCTCAAATTCCATGAAAATTTGCACGTTGAGACAGACATCTAACAAGTTTCTTAATACAGTCAATGCTTTTTCAATGTTCAATGAAGAACAAAACACAGAGCAAGTCTTTGGATtattgtaataaataaaaatctctaCAATTACGGCTATGatgttaatatgtttttttttatttattttcatgtctctttTATAATTAGTGCATGCATTATCTATCATAGCATTACATACCATACTTGTTAGTGTTGACATGtgtcttttaatatattaaaaaactaaaaatataaataaaaaatacaaggtAAAATTATTATGCGTTTTTAATTCTACCTTCAAGTGCCTAAAATAATTATCCTTATCAAGCcttagattattaaaaaataaacacagattaaaataaaggtaattatttaattcatgtttttgaAGTTGATTGATTTAGATTCCACAAGTATGTTGAGAGTATGATAAGTGTCCCATTCAGAAGCGGATTTAGGGGTTGGAAAGGGTCCCGCctccttaaaatagaaaattacacTTCGGTCCccttaaaagtaataaaattttgatttaatattttaaaaattacaaagatataaacaatataatttcGACCCCCTAAAACTTTTTCCTGACTTCGCCCCTggtcacatttatttatttttatatacatttttactATACCCTATGACACATTTGTCAAACTTTCAACCCATTTGTggagtttaaaatatattaattataaatgagataaatctcaaaattacatataaacttGATTCAATGTGCAATttaa
This sequence is a window from Gossypium raimondii isolate GPD5lz chromosome 5, ASM2569854v1, whole genome shotgun sequence. Protein-coding genes within it:
- the LOC105770324 gene encoding transcription factor SPATULA isoform X1, producing MADLYGGAPYSNPETEEISTILNQLLHNSSSSSSSSSSCMQFKGKNIHSFPSPVPGISTPAANSGAGMGIPVMDRYRLGGLAVRIESEPRVNISDPETYFGANVKDSADNALSSACDFSYDSEKVPDASEVPSNQERPRSSSKRSRAAEVHNLSEKRRRSRINEKMKALQNLIPNSNKTDKASMLDEAIEYLKQLQLQVQMLSMRNGLSLYPMCLPGVPQPMQMPPTGLGYDEGHGFFSPNIGAGTFSSNEESSMNTPFNLSNPCTISNLPVVAPSVANMSNLEASIGFESPAGAHYGSFTHSTSSKEICKEGRSQIELEMNHGGNSSSSGVS
- the LOC105770324 gene encoding transcription factor SPATULA isoform X2; amino-acid sequence: MADLYGGAPYSNPETEEISTILNQLLHNSSSSSSSSSSCMQFKGKNIHSFPSPVPGISTPAANSGAGMGIPVMDRYRLGGLAVRIESEPRVNISDPETYFGANVKDSADNALSSACDFSYDSEVPDASEVPSNQERPRSSSKRSRAAEVHNLSEKRRRSRINEKMKALQNLIPNSNKTDKASMLDEAIEYLKQLQLQVQMLSMRNGLSLYPMCLPGVPQPMQMPPTGLGYDEGHGFFSPNIGAGTFSSNEESSMNTPFNLSNPCTISNLPVVAPSVANMSNLEASIGFESPAGAHYGSFTHSTSSKEICKEGRSQIELEMNHGGNSSSSGVS